In Oryctolagus cuniculus chromosome 18, mOryCun1.1, whole genome shotgun sequence, the DNA window ggccatagcagagagctggcctggaagaggggcaaccgggacagaatccagagccctgaccgggactagaacccagtgtgccagtgccgcaagatggaggattagcctattgagccgcggtgctgggtAATTTTATATTCTCTAGTACCTCCATTTAACGGGAaaaaaacaagcagataaaattaCCTTAATGATATACAACACAGTCATTTAACCCAAAAGATTACTAATCTGTGTAATCTATGTGCAGATTAACACATTTGATTCACATTCCAAAAAGTGAGTGATGTTAAATGGACTGCATAGTTCCACTCAAACTAGCCGATTTCCAGTGTCCTGTAGCCCTGTGGCTTCTTTTCctcatataaatcttttttttttttttgacaggcagagtggacagtgagagagagacaaaggtcttccttttgccattggttcaccctccaatggccgccgtggccagcgcactgcggccagcacaccgcactgatccaatggcaggagccaggtacttctcctggtctcccatggggtgcagtgcccaagcacttgggtcatcctccactgcactccctggccacagcagagagctggcctggaagaggggcaactgggacagaatccagcgccccggcaccacaggcggaggattagcctattgagccgtggtgctggcataAGTCTTGATGGAGAGTCCTCTTTTGAAGATGATGTCAATCAGCCACTGAAAGCTCGTGGACAATGGGTCATtctcatatttgaaaggaaggaagtcagtttgagaataattttgttatttttcatcagaaaaaagGGGCAAAATGTCGGGTAGCATGAATGTAAAATTCCACCAATAACTTCAAATCTTGAGTTTTTCTCAGATGCAAAAAATCCATAAAGCATCAAACAGTTGTTTGacaaataaaagaacacaaagcaaaataccaTCAAAAGGATTGTGTGGGTGGCTTTGTTTTCTGGGGACGTCTTGGAAGAGAGGCTGGAGGTGTGAATGTGCTGGGCCCTCCTGCGGTGTCTGTAGAGGATCCACACCATGTAGAGGCTGGACCAGATCATCAGTTCCAGGAACACTACATCATAAATCAAGATGATACTTATAAATGCCCTTGATTCATGGTCTCCGAGCTTCCAGGTTTGACAATATGCATTAGCATATCCATGACCAACCACAGTGAAATTACCTTTGGCTCTTACAGTTTCAATGACATGGATGTAGATCAGCATGTTGATGACccaaaaaaagagtaaagaggGGAAAATCCACTTGGAGAGTTTAGATTTCAGCCACACCCACTTAGAATGACTGGGACTGACAGTGATGGCCTGAAATACACTTAGAAGAAAGGTAGTACCTATGGAAAGACCTTGAATCACTCTAGTTACATACAGAAATGTTTGACAACAAATATCATCAAAGAATGCTTTGATTCCAAATGATGACATGAGTTCTGATATTGACCGGATGATAATGGTTGACATATTGACCACTATCAGGTGCATGAAAATTGAATCTATGGGCTTGTTCAGATGAGGCTCAATTAGgatggtgtatgtgtgtataatgaAGAGCAATGAGTTTGCCATGACACAAATAAAAAACTGACATATTAGAATAAAGctataggccggtgccgtggcccactaggctaatcctccgccttgcggtgctggcacaccgggttctagtcccagtcagggcgccggattctgtcccagttgcccctctaccaggccagctttctgctgtggccccacatagaaacacaaagtgaaatatactgtttgagtactcgttatagcattaaatctcaatgtacagcacattaaggacagagatcctacatgaggagtaagtgcacagtgactcctgttgttgactttacaaattgacactcctgtttatggcatcagtaatctccctatgctccagtcatgagttttcaaggctatggaagccttttgagttctccgactcttatcttatttagacaaggtcatagtcaatgtggaagttctctcctcccttcagagaaaggtacctccttctttgaagacctgttctttccactgggatctcactcacagagatctttcacttaggtttttttttttttttttttttttgccagagtgtcttggctttccatgcctgaaatactctc includes these proteins:
- the LOC127488374 gene encoding vomeronasal type-1 receptor 4-like, with protein sequence MANSLLFIIHTYTILIEPHLNKPIDSIFMHLIVVNMSTIIIRSISELMSSFGIKAFFDDICCQTFLYVTRVIQGLSIGTTFLLSVFQAITVSPSHSKWVWLKSKLSKWIFPSLLFFWVINMLIYIHVIETVRAKGNFTVVGHGYANAYCQTWKLGDHESRAFISIILIYDVVFLELMIWSSLYMVWILYRHRRRAQHIHTSSLSSKTSPENKATHTILLMVFCFVFFYLSNNCLMLYGFFASEKNSRFEVIGGILHSCYPTFCPFFLMKNNKIILKLTSFLSNMRMTHCPRAFSG